The Roseococcus microcysteis genome contains a region encoding:
- the ppsR gene encoding transcriptional regulator PpsR: MGFGTPSQSLGVMDAEAASRLIAAAADATLVMDGAGVIRDMAFGNADLAAALGGRKAWLGRALADAVAEDSRSKVHDMLGEASAQDMPRWRHLNLRAADGASIPLLCAANRLPGTDRVVLFARDLRLLASLQQRLVEAQQAMEREYGRLRQAETRYRLLFQMSGEPVMVLDAASLRVLEANLAADRIFGAQPSFLDAFAPEDRARVEALLATVRAAGTAEERRVSMRGTGREALLSASLLRHERSSLFLVRLAFLGGEAGENPIPESRARLADFVESTPDAFVLTAADGRIITANPAFLELAQLPNEATARGEELSRFLGRQAVELDVLLAQVRGRGPVRLFRTRIRGDQGAEAEVEVSAASVLDGGQQCFGFTIRDIGPRPAPIETGPPTLPAAAGQLTELVGRVPLKELVREATDVIEKLAIEAALELTNNNRASAAEMLGLSRQSLYVKLRRYGIGDLGPDEES, encoded by the coding sequence TTGGGTTTTGGTACCCCGAGCCAGTCGCTGGGGGTCATGGATGCGGAGGCTGCCTCTCGCCTCATCGCGGCGGCGGCTGACGCCACGCTCGTGATGGACGGTGCGGGAGTGATCCGCGACATGGCCTTCGGCAATGCGGACCTGGCGGCAGCGCTGGGCGGGCGCAAGGCGTGGCTTGGCCGCGCGCTCGCCGACGCCGTTGCCGAGGACAGCCGCTCCAAGGTTCATGACATGCTGGGCGAAGCTTCGGCCCAGGACATGCCGCGCTGGCGGCATCTCAATCTGCGTGCGGCGGATGGTGCGTCCATTCCGTTACTTTGCGCGGCCAACCGGCTGCCGGGCACCGACCGCGTGGTGCTCTTCGCGCGTGATCTGCGGCTGCTGGCCTCCCTGCAGCAACGCCTCGTCGAGGCGCAGCAGGCCATGGAGCGCGAATACGGCAGGCTGCGCCAGGCCGAGACACGCTATCGCCTGCTCTTCCAGATGTCGGGCGAGCCGGTGATGGTGCTGGATGCCGCGAGCCTGCGCGTGCTGGAGGCGAACCTTGCCGCGGATCGCATCTTCGGCGCCCAGCCCTCCTTCCTCGACGCCTTCGCGCCCGAGGACCGCGCGCGGGTCGAGGCGCTGCTCGCCACCGTGCGCGCCGCCGGCACGGCCGAGGAGCGGCGCGTCTCCATGCGGGGCACCGGGCGCGAAGCGCTGCTCTCGGCCTCGCTGCTGCGGCATGAGCGCAGCTCGCTCTTCCTGGTGCGCCTCGCCTTCCTCGGCGGCGAGGCGGGTGAGAACCCCATCCCGGAATCGCGCGCCCGCCTTGCGGATTTCGTGGAGAGCACGCCCGACGCCTTCGTGCTGACGGCCGCCGATGGGCGCATCATCACCGCCAACCCGGCCTTCCTCGAACTCGCGCAACTGCCCAACGAGGCGACGGCGCGGGGCGAGGAACTCTCCCGCTTCCTGGGCCGCCAGGCGGTGGAGCTGGACGTGCTGCTGGCGCAGGTGCGCGGGCGTGGCCCCGTGCGGCTGTTCCGCACCCGCATCCGCGGCGACCAGGGGGCGGAGGCGGAGGTCGAGGTCTCCGCCGCCTCCGTGCTCGATGGCGGGCAGCAATGCTTCGGCTTCACCATCCGCGACATCGGCCCCCGTCCCGCCCCCATCGAGACCGGCCCGCCCACCCTGCCCGCCGCGGCCGGCCAGCTCACGGAACTCGTGGGCCGGGTGCCGCTGAAGGAGCTGGTGCGCGAAGCCACCGACGTCATCGAGAAGCTGGCCATCGAGGCGGCGCTTGAGCTCACGAACAACAACCGCGCCTCCGCGGCCGAGATGCTGGGGCTGTCGCGGCAGTCGCTGTACGTGAAGCTGCGCCGCTACGGCATCGGCGACCTCGGCCCGGACGAGGAGAGCTGA
- the chlG gene encoding chlorophyll synthase ChlG, translating to MSGRTLTRLDPSAVLELFKPVTWFPPVWAFLCGAVASGASFEGKWGYLALGLLLAGPMVCATSQAVNDWFDRHVDAINEPDRPIPSGRIPGRWGLYIAIFWSGMSLLVAAALGPWGFGATVVALILAWIYSAPPLRLKLNGWLGCTATGLSYETLPWITAAAIMAGGAPRPEILLIALLYGIGAHGIMTLNDFKAIEGDRRTGINSLPVLLGPERAALVACWMMAVPQLVVVGILFAWGAVLSPIIILALIGVQIWAMRRMLTDPRKLAPWYNATGVGPYVLGMLAAAFALRALA from the coding sequence ATGTCCGGCCGAACCCTCACCCGCCTCGACCCCTCCGCGGTGCTGGAGCTGTTCAAGCCCGTCACCTGGTTTCCGCCGGTCTGGGCGTTCCTGTGCGGCGCGGTGGCCTCGGGCGCCAGCTTCGAGGGGAAGTGGGGGTATCTGGCGCTCGGCCTGCTGCTGGCCGGGCCCATGGTCTGCGCCACCAGCCAGGCGGTGAATGACTGGTTCGACCGGCATGTGGACGCGATCAACGAGCCCGACCGGCCCATCCCTTCGGGCCGCATCCCGGGGCGCTGGGGCCTCTACATCGCGATCTTCTGGTCCGGCATGTCGCTGCTGGTGGCGGCGGCGCTGGGCCCCTGGGGCTTCGGCGCCACGGTGGTGGCGCTGATCCTGGCCTGGATCTACTCGGCGCCGCCGCTGCGCCTGAAGCTGAATGGCTGGCTGGGCTGCACCGCCACGGGCCTCTCCTACGAGACCCTGCCCTGGATCACGGCCGCCGCCATCATGGCGGGCGGCGCGCCACGCCCCGAGATCCTGCTGATCGCGCTGCTCTACGGCATCGGCGCCCATGGCATCATGACCTTGAACGATTTCAAGGCCATCGAGGGTGATCGCCGCACCGGCATCAACTCCCTGCCCGTCCTGCTGGGGCCGGAGCGCGCGGCGCTGGTGGCCTGCTGGATGATGGCGGTGCCGCAGCTGGTGGTGGTCGGAATTCTCTTCGCCTGGGGCGCGGTATTGAGCCCGATCATCATCCTGGCCCTCATCGGCGTGCAAATCTGGGCCATGCGCCGGATGTTGACCGACCCCCGCAAGCTCGCCCCCTGGTACAACGCGACCGGCGTGGGACCCTATGTGCTGGGCATGCTGGCCGCCGCCTTCGCGCTGAGGGCCCTGGCATGA
- a CDS encoding BCD family MFS transporter has translation MNGLSWVSIIRLGLVQTALGAIIIMTTTTLNRVMVVELALPATLPGLLVGIHHGVQMLRPRLGYGSDMGRRRTPWIIGGMAVLGAGGATAALGVALMGSLFVLGVAVAALGFFLVGLGSGAAGTSLLALVAAKVAPQRRAPAATILWVMMIAGFAVTATTAGRFLDPFSPERLVAVTAIISLIAVCIATLAVRGVENSVATPPAPRTVATGPKPSFRAVLGEVWSDATARRFTIFVFVSMLAYNLSDLIIEPFAGQVFGMTIGQSTTLAGLQNAGTLAGMIVMAIFGSGVLGARLASLRGWMVGGCIGSGAMLVALSATPEMEAPPLTLIYMGLGFATGAFAAAAIASMMQLAGAGRAGTRMGLWGAAQAIAFAIGGFAGAVLADIARAALGSAAAGYGAVFLFQAGLFLVAAVLAARLTVAPRPLFPIPPLKEAVT, from the coding sequence ATGAACGGGCTCTCCTGGGTCTCCATCATCCGCCTCGGCCTCGTGCAGACGGCGCTGGGCGCCATCATCATCATGACCACGACCACGCTGAACCGCGTGATGGTGGTGGAACTGGCCCTGCCCGCCACCCTGCCCGGCCTGCTGGTCGGCATCCATCACGGCGTGCAGATGCTGCGGCCGCGCCTGGGCTATGGCAGCGACATGGGCCGGCGGCGCACGCCCTGGATCATCGGCGGCATGGCGGTGCTGGGCGCGGGCGGCGCCACCGCGGCGCTGGGTGTGGCGCTGATGGGCAGCCTCTTCGTCCTGGGTGTCGCGGTGGCGGCGCTGGGCTTCTTCCTGGTGGGGCTGGGCTCGGGCGCGGCCGGCACCTCCCTGCTGGCGCTGGTGGCCGCCAAGGTCGCGCCGCAGCGCCGCGCGCCGGCCGCCACCATCCTCTGGGTGATGATGATCGCGGGCTTCGCGGTGACGGCCACCACGGCGGGCCGCTTCCTCGACCCCTTCTCGCCCGAGCGCCTTGTGGCCGTCACCGCCATCATCTCGCTCATCGCGGTGTGCATCGCGACGCTGGCGGTGCGCGGGGTGGAGAATTCCGTGGCCACGCCGCCCGCGCCCCGCACCGTCGCCACCGGCCCCAAGCCCAGCTTCCGCGCCGTGCTGGGCGAGGTCTGGTCCGATGCCACGGCGCGGCGCTTCACCATCTTCGTCTTCGTCTCGATGCTGGCCTACAACCTCAGCGATCTGATCATCGAGCCCTTCGCGGGCCAGGTCTTCGGCATGACCATCGGCCAGTCCACCACGCTCGCCGGGCTGCAGAACGCCGGCACGCTGGCGGGCATGATCGTGATGGCCATCTTCGGCAGCGGCGTGCTGGGCGCGCGGCTGGCCTCGCTGCGCGGCTGGATGGTGGGGGGCTGCATCGGATCCGGCGCCATGCTGGTGGCGCTTTCCGCCACGCCGGAAATGGAAGCCCCGCCGCTCACGCTGATCTACATGGGCCTCGGCTTCGCGACCGGCGCCTTCGCCGCCGCCGCCATCGCCAGCATGATGCAGCTGGCCGGCGCGGGCCGTGCCGGGACGCGCATGGGCCTCTGGGGCGCGGCGCAGGCCATCGCCTTCGCCATCGGCGGCTTCGCGGGCGCCGTGCTGGCCGACATCGCCCGCGCGGCGCTCGGCAGCGCGGCGGCGGGCTATGGCGCGGTCTTTCTCTTCCAGGCCGGGCTTTTCCTGGTGGCCGCCGTGCTGGCGGCGCGGCTGACGGTGGCCCCCCGGCCCCTCTTCCCCATTCCGCCCCTGAAGGAGGCCGTCACGTGA
- a CDS encoding geranylgeranyl diphosphate reductase codes for MTAETYDVLVVGGGPSGATAAHDLARAGKHVAMLDRAGRIKPCGGAIPPRAIRDFAIPDYLLKAKITCADIISPKGKRVPMPVENGYVGMVDRCEFDEWLRVRATEAGAERITGDATALERDPDGVAVIAVEPKEGPAQRIRARMVILANGARSDLARQAIPGQAHPKCVFAYHEIVKVPEDTAARGTYEATRCDVIYNGRTSPDFYAWIFPHGDSASIGTGSARKGFSLRGATAEVREQHGLAGFETIRREGAPIPMKPLKRWDNGRDVVLAGDTSGVVAPASGEGIYYAMLGGRLAAEAVQMALATGDAAALKTARKRFMKDHGKVFWILGIMQTFWYRTDWTREHFVKMCEDKDVQRLTWESYMNKELVRKDPLAHIKIFFKDMAHLLGLARA; via the coding sequence GTGACAGCGGAAACCTATGACGTCCTTGTCGTCGGCGGCGGACCTTCGGGTGCGACGGCGGCCCATGACCTGGCGCGGGCCGGCAAGCACGTCGCCATGCTGGACCGCGCGGGGCGCATCAAGCCCTGCGGCGGCGCCATCCCTCCCCGCGCCATCCGTGACTTCGCCATTCCGGACTACCTGCTGAAGGCGAAGATCACCTGCGCCGACATCATCTCGCCCAAGGGCAAGCGCGTGCCTATGCCGGTCGAGAATGGCTATGTCGGCATGGTGGACCGCTGCGAATTCGACGAATGGCTGCGGGTGCGCGCGACCGAAGCCGGCGCCGAGCGCATCACGGGCGATGCCACCGCCCTGGAACGCGACCCGGACGGCGTGGCCGTCATCGCCGTCGAACCCAAGGAAGGACCCGCCCAGCGCATCCGCGCGCGCATGGTGATCCTGGCCAATGGCGCGCGCAGCGACCTGGCCCGCCAGGCCATCCCGGGCCAGGCCCATCCGAAATGCGTCTTCGCCTATCACGAGATCGTGAAGGTGCCCGAGGACACCGCCGCCCGCGGGACCTACGAGGCCACCCGCTGCGACGTGATCTACAACGGCCGCACCAGCCCCGATTTCTACGCCTGGATCTTTCCCCATGGGGACAGCGCCAGCATCGGCACGGGCAGCGCGCGCAAGGGCTTTTCCCTGCGCGGCGCGACGGCCGAGGTGCGTGAACAGCACGGCCTGGCCGGTTTCGAGACCATCCGCCGCGAAGGCGCGCCCATCCCCATGAAGCCGCTGAAGCGCTGGGACAATGGCCGCGACGTGGTCCTGGCGGGCGACACCTCGGGCGTCGTCGCCCCCGCCTCGGGCGAGGGCATCTACTACGCCATGCTGGGCGGGCGGCTCGCCGCCGAGGCGGTGCAGATGGCACTCGCCACCGGCGATGCGGCGGCGCTGAAGACCGCGCGCAAGCGCTTCATGAAGGACCACGGCAAGGTCTTCTGGATCCTCGGGATCATGCAGACCTTCTGGTACCGGACCGACTGGACGCGCGAGCACTTCGTGAAGATGTGCGAGGACAAGGATGTCCAGCGCCTGACCTGGGAATCCTACATGAACAAGGAACTGGTCCGGAAGGACCCCCTGGCGCACATCAAAATCTTCTTCAAGGACATGGCCCATCTGCTCGGGCTGGCGAGGGCTTAA
- the hemC gene encoding hydroxymethylbilane synthase gives MDLAHPHHARARATRHHGPTLPLKVGTRGSPLALYQTRHFLDLIRSVCPILRDVEAFEEHEISTAGDRIQDRRLAEIGGKGLFAKEIHEALLDGRVDFAVHSLKDLETELPPGIVLACTLRREDPRDAIVLGTACEGTAEAACRAGASPFSALPFGALIGTASVRRQAQLLHARPDLRCEVIRGNVQTRLSRVGTGEFDASLLAIAGLKRLELDHRAGVVISEDDMVPAACQGIIGVTVRADDVELHELLSAICDTESRAVSLAERAFLGALDGSCRTPIGGHARLLPDGGIHLTGLVARADGSFLLRRTLTGHATDAVALGQALGEELLTDSPADIFG, from the coding sequence ATGGATCTGGCTCACCCCCACCACGCCCGCGCCCGCGCGACACGGCATCATGGCCCCACCCTTCCGCTGAAGGTCGGCACGCGCGGCTCACCCCTCGCCCTCTACCAGACCCGGCATTTCCTCGACCTGATCCGCAGCGTCTGCCCCATCCTGCGTGATGTGGAGGCCTTCGAGGAACACGAGATCAGCACGGCCGGCGACCGCATCCAGGACCGGCGCCTCGCCGAGATCGGCGGCAAGGGCCTCTTCGCCAAGGAGATCCACGAGGCGCTGCTCGATGGCCGCGTGGATTTCGCGGTGCATTCGCTGAAGGACCTGGAGACGGAGCTTCCCCCCGGCATCGTCCTCGCCTGCACCCTGCGCCGCGAGGACCCGCGCGATGCCATCGTGCTCGGCACCGCCTGCGAGGGCACGGCCGAGGCCGCCTGCCGCGCCGGCGCCTCGCCCTTCTCCGCCCTCCCCTTCGGCGCCTTGATCGGCACCGCCTCCGTGCGGCGCCAGGCGCAGCTTCTGCACGCCCGGCCGGACCTGCGCTGCGAGGTGATCCGCGGGAATGTGCAGACCCGCCTCTCGCGCGTCGGCACGGGTGAGTTCGACGCCTCCCTGCTCGCCATCGCGGGGCTGAAGCGACTGGAACTCGACCACCGCGCGGGCGTGGTCATCAGCGAGGACGACATGGTGCCTGCCGCCTGCCAGGGCATCATCGGCGTCACCGTCCGCGCCGATGACGTGGAACTGCACGAATTGCTCAGCGCCATCTGCGACACCGAATCCCGCGCGGTCAGCCTGGCCGAGCGCGCCTTCCTCGGCGCGCTGGACGGGTCTTGCCGCACGCCCATCGGCGGCCATGCGCGGCTGCTGCCCGATGGCGGCATCCATCTGACGGGCCTCGTCGCGCGGGCCGATGGCAGCTTCCTGCTGCGCCGGACGCTGACGGGCCACGCCACGGATGCCGTGGCGCTGGGCCAGGCGCTGGGCGAGGAATTGCTGACCGACAGCCCGGCGGACATCTTCGGGTAG
- a CDS encoding demethoxyubiquinone hydroxylase family protein, which translates to MSTYPDWLVAELRSDHAGETGAVMIYRGILAFCRDAELRDFAERHMATEQGHLRLLEAELPPAQRSRLLPIWRVAGWVTGALPALLGPRAVYATIDAVESFVDHHYQQQIDRLDAEGIFPELRAMLARCQEEEVHHRDEARERHAGVVGALLRGWSWMVGVGSEAAVAAARRV; encoded by the coding sequence ATGAGCACCTATCCGGACTGGCTGGTGGCCGAACTCCGCTCCGACCATGCGGGCGAGACGGGCGCCGTGATGATCTACCGCGGCATCCTGGCCTTCTGCCGCGACGCCGAGCTGCGCGACTTCGCCGAGCGCCACATGGCCACCGAACAGGGCCATCTGCGCCTGCTGGAGGCCGAGCTGCCGCCCGCCCAGCGCTCCCGCCTGCTGCCCATCTGGCGGGTGGCGGGCTGGGTCACGGGCGCCCTGCCGGCCCTGCTGGGGCCGCGCGCCGTCTATGCCACCATTGATGCGGTCGAGAGCTTCGTGGATCACCATTACCAGCAGCAGATTGACCGGCTGGACGCGGAGGGCATCTTCCCCGAACTCCGCGCCATGCTGGCCCGCTGCCAGGAGGAGGAGGTCCACCACCGCGACGAGGCGCGCGAACGCCATGCGGGCGTGGTCGGCGCCCTGCTGCGCGGCTGGTCCTGGATGGTCGGCGTGGGCAGCGAGGCGGCAGTCGCGGCGGCACGTCGGGTGTAG
- a CDS encoding thiol-disulfide oxidoreductase DCC family protein — protein sequence MSDTPRCTTVYYDGACPVCSREIAHYRTRRGAETLAFVDVSQQAELGPDLDREAALRRMHVRMADGTLRDGAAAFAAIWRALPGWRWLGRVAAWPGIAQGLELGYRGFLGARRLWRR from the coding sequence ATGTCCGACACCCCCCGCTGCACCACCGTCTATTATGACGGCGCCTGCCCCGTCTGCTCGCGCGAGATCGCGCATTACCGCACCCGGCGCGGGGCGGAGACGCTCGCCTTCGTGGATGTCAGCCAGCAGGCCGAGCTTGGCCCGGACCTTGACCGCGAGGCGGCACTGCGACGGATGCATGTGCGGATGGCCGACGGCACGCTGCGCGACGGCGCCGCGGCCTTCGCCGCCATCTGGCGGGCGCTGCCGGGCTGGCGCTGGCTGGGCCGCGTCGCCGCCTGGCCAGGCATCGCGCAGGGGCTGGAGCTGGGGTATCGCGGCTTCCTGGGTGCCAGGCGGCTCTGGCGGCGGTAG
- a CDS encoding TspO/MBR family protein yields the protein MIEIVPLWLSILAMIWLAARHDRVAAWCIVPYIAWVSFAAVLNLAIVRLNGPFG from the coding sequence TTGATCGAAATCGTTCCGCTGTGGCTGTCCATCCTGGCGATGATCTGGCTTGCGGCCCGGCATGACCGCGTCGCGGCTTGGTGCATCGTCCCCTACATCGCCTGGGTGAGCTTCGCCGCCGTGCTGAACCTCGCCATCGTGCGGCTGAACGGGCCCTTCGGCTGA
- a CDS encoding tryptophan-rich sensory protein, translating into MGTALLGASLTTIGPWYQGLERPWFQPPDWAFGPAWTLIFALSGYALMRAWRAGAGGILLGVFVLNGG; encoded by the coding sequence ATGGGCACGGCCCTTCTGGGCGCCTCATTGACCACCATCGGGCCCTGGTATCAGGGCCTGGAACGCCCTTGGTTCCAACCCCCCGATTGGGCCTTCGGGCCAGCTTGGACCTTGATTTTCGCGCTGTCCGGCTACGCGCTGATGCGCGCCTGGCGGGCCGGAGCGGGGGGAATTCTGCTCGGTGTCTTCGTGCTGAACGGGGGTTGA